The following nucleotide sequence is from Myxococcales bacterium.
TTGCAGAGTTTGCCCGGTGGGCAGGCGGCGCACAGCTTGCATCCGCAGCCGGTGGCGCACCCGGGCGGTGCCGGGATGCAGGCGTAGTCTTCGAGCGGAACGCTGCCGCCGAAGACGGTCGTCTTCTTGCACAGCTCCGCGCTCACGTTGCAAAACAGGGGTCCGCAATCGAACGTGCCGATGGGTTTCTGGCAGCTCAAATCCTTCGAGAGGTCCACTCCCTGCTTGCGCGCATCACAGGCGTTCGGGTGAGTGGTCCCGTCGCAACCGCAGACCGCCGGCCCGCCCGCCGCGCAGCTCGCCGGCTCTGGAACGCAGTGGCCCGCGAGCGTACCTGTGCCGCAGCTGAAGTTGGGGCTCTCGCAGTACTGTCCCACCGCGCACGGCAGGGTCGCGGCGCAGACGCCAGGCGCCTTGCAGGTGCCCGTGCCGTAGAGCGATCCACCCGGCGGACACAACCACGTGCCGTCGATGCACTGCGCGTCTGCCAGGGTCGCGTCGGGCAGGCAGCAAACATGGGGGACCGGCGCGCAGCTGCCGCACTGGTTGGAGGAGACGCTGCCGGGTGGGCACTGCCAGAACGCTCCCGCGCAGATCGGCGGTACATAGTCCTCAGTCCCGCAGGCTGTGACACACGCGAACGTGATGATGCCGCCACAGTCGCCTGCGTCGGGCGGGGGCGGCGGCGGAGCGCTGGCGTCGAGCCCATCTCCGCAGCCCGCGACCACTGTCGCGCGGGAGTCGGGAAACTCACGCAGCAGGTTGCAGAGCGCCGGACACAGCGCCGCGTGGGTCGGCGGCGCGGCGCCGTGGAGAAAGAACCCGTAGGGGGTTGCGCCGCAGTCCGCGCCGTCAGCGACTCGCGGTGCGCTCGTGAGTCCGCTCGTCGCATCGAGTCGATACGCGACTCGAACGTCCTCCGGTTTGGTCGTTGCGCCAGCCACTGGAGGCACGGCAAAGCGGCAGTCCAGCTGGCCTTCGCGCAGCGCGCGCAGCGCGTCCACGAGCTCCTGCCCCGCACCGGGCCCGTCGCTCACCAGCACGGGTTGGCCCGTTCCGCCCTTCTCGGCGAGTAGATCCAGGTCACCCACGGCCCCGCTGCGCAGACCGATGGCAAACGTGAGCACCTGCGGGGTGCCGGTGGCGCCGTCCCCTGCCACCTCGGCTACCGAGGCGGGCGTCGATTCGCACGAGAGCGGGGCGCCGTCGCTGACCACCGCCACGACCACCCGGCGCGTCGGCTCCGCGAGCATCAACGCGCGGCTGAACTCGATGGCCCCGTACAAGGCGGGCCGCGTTGGCGTCTCTCCGCTCGGCTTCTGGGCCGCGAGCGAGTCGAGGACGAGCTTTGCGTCCGCGGGCAGATCCTTGGCAAAGACTGCCGGTGCGACGTAGGACGACGGGGCGCACTTGGAACCCAGAGGATAGTAGCCGAGTGCGACGGCAACGCCCGCCATCGACGGGTCCGACACGAAGGCGCCGAGCGCTGCGGTGGCCTGCGTCCACTTGCCGTCATTTGCCATCGACTCCGATCGATCGAGCACGATGTAGAGCCCGAGCTCCTTCGCTCCGCTGGCGTAGTCCGCGGTGGCGCAGAAGAGCCCCGTCGGACTTTGGTTGAGCGCGACCGGTAACCCGCTCTTCGAACCGCAGCCGTGGGGGAGCAGCAAGAGCGCAGCCAAGAGGGCGAGCCCCGCGCGGAAGTGGCATTGGCGTGCCATCAAGGAATGTTACCTCGCGGAGCCGTGGGCGCGGGGGGCAAGAGGACAGGCTCGGGCGTCCCGGATAGGATTGGGCTCGATGAAATCACGCTCACTGGTGGTGTTGGCCTTCGTGCCGACGAGCTCTGAGCTGGCCAGCGCACTACGTGCGCGCAGGCGCGTCCGGCGCCCAGACGGGCGCTCCGGCGGCGACGCCGGGGGCGGCAAGAGCGGAAGCTCCGCGGCAACGTCCAGACTCTGAGCCGCGCAGTCGTCCCGCGCGTTTCCAGCGCTACGGCATGGTGCAGAAGCAGATCGCTGAATACCAGGAGGTGTTGCCGCACGACGTCGTGGAGGAGGAGGTGCCGCAAGTGCCGGAGTTGTCGTGCACGGACGCGCAGGTCGCGCCCAGCTTGGAGCAAAGGGTCGTGCACGACGCCGTCCCGGGCGAAAAATTCATCTTGCACTGCCCCGTCGGCGGGTTGCTGCAGACGGCGTTGACCCCAGTGACGTTCGAGAAGGAGCTGCACGTGTAGCCGCCCGTTCCACCGGTTCCACCGGACGCGCCACCGGTTCCACCGGACGCACCACCGGTTCCACCGGACGCGCCACCCGTTCCGCCGGACGCGCCACCGGTTCCGCCGGACGCGCCACCGGTTCCACCGGACGCGCCGCCGGTTCCGCCGGATGCGCCGCCGGTTCCACCGGATGCGCCGCCGGTTCCGCCGGATGCGCCGCCGGTTCCGCCGGATGCGCCGCCGGTTCCGCTCGCGCCGCCGATCGCAGTGCCGCCCGCGCCCGCAGCGCCGCCTGCGCCCGCAGCGCCGCCTGCGCCCGCAGCGCCGCCCGTCCCTGCGCCCGCAGCGCCGCCCGTCCCTGCGCCGCCGCCCACACCCGCGCTGCCGCCGGTCGCGCTACCGCCCGCGCCTGACGTGCCGCCCGTCGCGCCGCCTGCTCCGCCGGACACGCCGCCGCCGGTGCCACTGCCGCCGGTACTGCCGCTCGCAGCAGCGCCGGCAGCACCGCCCGTGGCGCTGGCGCCGCCCTCTTCTTCGACACCGCAGCCGCCGGCCGCGAGGAACACGGACAGCACCAAGCAGCCCGGGGAAGGAGCACGCACCATGACGCAAGTGTACCGCGGGTACGACCAGCGCGCGATCTCGATGTGCGCCTACAGTTCGAACGTCAGCTTTGCCGGCCAGCTTCCCGGCGTCGGGTACACGGCCCGCGACAGGACTCCCGCGAGGCATGGGACCGCGCCCCACGCCTGCTCGTCAGGGGCGGCAACTCCCACACTGATCGCCGCACCAACGAAGCTCGGGCCGGCGTCGGCGGCGTCAGCGCCCGAGTCGCCGTCCCCCGCGTCGGGTGGCGGAAGCTCCACTTGTTTGACGTACACCGTCGCGCTGAACGCGCCCGTCGCACCGTGTTTGCATGCGCTGAGCTCGTTCGCTGCGTTGCTCAGCACTTCGCTCACCTTCGGGCTCGCCCATGGCGTCGGCGCACGCACGTCCCTCTCCAGCTCGAACGACAGACTTGTGCGCACGACGCCGACCTTGCCTCCGACGGGTTTCGGGAACGTTCGCTTCGAGAGCGCGTCGAGCATGCAGCGCTCCATCTCGCCTTCGCCCAGCGAGCTCTGCTTCACGTAGCCATGCACAGTTCGACCATCCCTGCCGATGCCGAGCACGAGCTGGAGCGTCCCGGCGACCAGCTCGTTTCGCGCGACGCCCTGCTCCCAGCAGCGGTCGACTGCGCCGCTCGCCGAAGCGACGACGGCGTCCACCGCGTCCTGGTCCAGGCCGCCGACGTCGCCGTCCACCTGAATCACCGGCGCCGTACGCTGAGCTGAGGCGCGCCGCGCTGGGCGCGTCTCGGTCGGCTCCGTCTTCGGCGTCGACGGACTCGCTTCGGGTCCCGCAGAACGCGCCGGCTCGCCGCGACCGCAAGCGGAGCTCACCACGCAGCAACAAAGCGCCAGCGACGCGCGCATGCGTGTATCGGAGAGTGAGCCCGCTGCAAAGTCAACTCGCGCGGACTCTGGTCACGACACGGCCGCCAAAAAGCCGGACGACGCGGGCCGTCCAACAATCCCGCTGAGCCGAGCAGTTCCGTTGACGCGCGCAGCGTTGGGCGCTCAGTCGGTCGAAGCGTCCGCCGCCGCGGGACAGGTGAGAGTCAGCGTGTTGCTCTCGGTGGTCCAGCTCAGTTGAACGTCGAAATCGAGCGCTCTTCCGCAGCTGTCCCTACCGGAGAAGTGCACTGGTTTGCACGGCGTCAAGTTTCCGGGCGGAGGTGACGCGGACAGGTCGACGGTGAACCCGGTGCTGCTCGGCTCCATGGGGACCGTGACGCTGGTCAACGTGATGGAGCAGCTCGAGCCGGCTGCTGGCGTCTTGGAGTTGGCCGTCCAGGGTGGTGAGCGCCTGACGGAACGCATACCAGGCCAGACTCCGGCGCATTTCCGCCTCGCAGTCGGCACCCCCCCGAGGCTAAACTGACGGATCGGGGTTCAAGTGTTCCAGGGGTGGTCGCCAGCCGAAACTTCCGCAGCCGAGTCGCTGGACGCGGTATTTCGCTGGCTCGTGCGCCTGCGGTGGGTCGCCGTCCTGGGCGTCGCCGCGGTGCTCGCGCTCGCTGGACCGGTGCTGGGTCAGCTCCCGCCTGATTCGGCGACCGGCCTCTGGAGCGTGGCCGCGCTGCTTCTGGCGTACAACGCCGTGCTGGCCATCCTCGGTCCTGATGGGCGATGGTCGTGGTTCACTCATGCGGCGGTTCAGATCGCAGTTGATTGCCTGGCGCTCGCGGCCCTCGTGCATCTGGCTGGCGGGATCGAAAACCCCTGTCTCCCGCTCTTCGTCCTGCACGTCGTCAACGCAAATATCGTGCTCCGCCGTCGCTCTGCGTCACTCGTACTGGCTTTGGCCATCGGACTCGTCGCGCTAATCATTCTCGGTGAAGGCTCCGGCATCCTCCCCCATCACTGCCTCTTCCCAATGGGAGAAGAAGGTTTGGGCGGGGCCTTGAACTACCGAGCGCTGGCCGTGCTCGGAGGGCTCGTGCTCACGCTCCTCGCCAGCTCACTCTTCACTCGCTCTCTCACGGCGAAGCTGCGGCAGGGTCAGCGACGTTTGCTCTGGACGATCGACGAGCTCAACTCCGAAAAAGAACGGCTTGCCGACGCCCGTGGCGCAGTCGAGATCGAGCGCGCAAGACTGCAGGCGATCATCGACTGTATGGGTGATGCCGTCACCTGCTTGGACCCTGGCGGGCGGGTCCTTTTCAGTAACCGGCGAGCGCGGGAGCTTCGACAAGCGGACGGCCTGGTCGGCGAAGCGCAGACCTACGAAACGCTGTTCAACACGTTGCAGAACGATCCTGCCTCGCCCGCTCGGTCCACCTTCGAGCGCGCCGGGCGTACGTTCGAGGCGACGCACTCGCTGGTGCGGATGAAACGGGGAGAGCCGCTCGGGCTGGTGATGGTCGCGCGCGACATTACTGACCGCGTGTCTGTGGAAAAACACCTCATGCACGAGGAGCAAATGAGCGTGGTCGGCAAGCTTGCCGCTGCGGTTGCGCACGAGATCAACAACCCGATCGGAGTGGTCTCCCTGTACAGTCAACACGCCCTCGCGAACTCGGCACCGGACAGTCCAATCTACGGGCACCTGGAGACCATCCGCCGCAACGCGGACGGCTGTCGCAAGATCGTTGGCAATCTCTTGAAGCTCGCACGGCCGCGGAAGCCAGAGCGACGTCGGGTGGACCTGCGGCAAATTTGCCGAGAGACCATCGAGTCAGTTCAACCACTTGCCACCAACGCCGGCGTACGGGTGCAGGCTGACGGCCACAGCGGAGACGTCCCGATCTGGGCAGAGGTCGATGCCGGTCTCTTGGGCCAGGCGGTCCTCAACCTCGCACTCAACGCCATCGAAGCTGCCAGGGACGGGGACGAGGTCTGGATTGGTGCGCATGAGACCCACGACGCGGGCGCGAGCGCGCGAGTGATTGACGTTCGCGACACGGGTCCGGGCATGGGAGCCGACCAGCTCGCCCAGATCTTCCAGCCCTTCTTCACCTCCAAATCCACC
It contains:
- a CDS encoding AgmX/PglI C-terminal domain-containing protein: MIQVDGDVGGLDQDAVDAVVASASGAVDRCWEQGVARNELVAGTLQLVLGIGRDGRTVHGYVKQSSLGEGEMERCMLDALSKRTFPKPVGGKVGVVRTSLSFELERDVRAPTPWASPKVSEVLSNAANELSACKHGATGAFSATVYVKQVELPPPDAGDGDSGADAADAGPSFVGAAISVGVAAPDEQAWGAVPCLAGVLSRAVYPTPGSWPAKLTFEL